Proteins encoded within one genomic window of Egibacteraceae bacterium:
- a CDS encoding SOS response-associated peptidase has product MDGPANPSPRAVVAVCGRFVAITDADGLARFLVVDKRDVDHLAPSYNVAPTHEVHAAVEQAGRRTLVALRWGLLPTWLDDPTTGPGLINARAETAAVKPAFRDAFARRRCLIPADGFYEWRAGPARTKVPYFIRAPDDRPLALAGLWTTSRPRDPWRPVLRTCAILTTVATRPVSALHDRAPVMLPAAAWDEWLDPDHPDPRALSRLLLPAPDDALVMHAVSQQVNSVGHNHPGLIEPVPEQLRLG; this is encoded by the coding sequence GTGGACGGTCCGGCAAACCCGTCACCACGGGCGGTCGTAGCGGTGTGCGGCCGGTTCGTCGCCATCACCGATGCGGACGGACTCGCCCGGTTCCTCGTCGTCGACAAGCGCGACGTCGATCACCTTGCGCCTTCCTACAACGTCGCCCCCACCCACGAGGTGCACGCCGCGGTCGAGCAGGCCGGGCGGCGCACGCTCGTCGCGTTGCGCTGGGGGCTGCTGCCGACGTGGCTGGACGACCCGACGACCGGTCCCGGGCTCATCAACGCCAGGGCGGAGACGGCTGCGGTGAAGCCGGCCTTCCGGGACGCGTTCGCGCGCCGGCGCTGTCTCATCCCCGCCGACGGCTTCTACGAATGGCGGGCCGGGCCCGCCCGCACGAAGGTGCCGTACTTCATCCGCGCGCCCGACGACCGCCCCCTGGCCCTCGCCGGGCTGTGGACCACCTCGCGTCCACGCGACCCCTGGCGGCCGGTCCTGCGGACGTGCGCCATCCTCACCACCGTCGCCACCCGGCCGGTCTCCGCGCTGCACGACCGAGCCCCGGTCATGCTCCCCGCCGCCGCCTGGGACGAGTGGCTGGACCCCGACCACCCCGATCCTCGGGCCCTGTCGCGCCTGCTGCTGCCGGCGCCGGACGACGCGCTCGTCATGCACGCCGTGAGCCAGCAGGTCAACAGCGTCGGCCACAACCACCCCGGCCTGATCGAACCCGTGCCCGAGCAGCTGCGCCTCGGATGA
- a CDS encoding amino acid permease yields MSASGDPEPSRLARRLDTGDAVVIGLGAMIGAGVFAAVGPAAQAAGAGLLIGLAVAAAVAYCNATSSAQLAAIYPESGGTYVYGRKRLGDFWGYLAGWGFVVGKLASCAAMALTFGAYAAPQATRPLAVAAVVGLTAVNYRGVQKTAGLTRIIVALVLASLAAVVVAATAGGAAQPARLTEDLFAAGPRGILEAAGLLFFAFAGYARIATLGEEVADPARAIPRAIPLALGITLVVYALVAAAALAAAGADALAEADAPLTAAVTAGTLGRLAPVVRVGATIASLGVLLSLIVGISRTAFAMAGNGDLPRWFAAVHPRFKVPHRAELAVAILVGAAAATVDLREAIGFSSFAVLTYYGIANASAFTLSPSQRRWPRWLAAAGVGGCGLLAFNLPLQTVVAGVAVLAAGAVVWTVRQTRHHGRS; encoded by the coding sequence GTGAGCGCTTCGGGAGACCCCGAGCCCAGCCGCCTCGCGCGCCGGCTCGACACAGGCGACGCGGTGGTGATCGGCCTCGGCGCGATGATCGGCGCGGGGGTGTTCGCGGCCGTGGGGCCTGCCGCTCAGGCCGCCGGCGCCGGCCTGCTGATCGGGCTGGCCGTGGCCGCCGCGGTGGCGTACTGCAACGCGACGTCGTCGGCGCAGCTGGCGGCGATCTACCCGGAGTCCGGCGGCACGTACGTGTACGGCCGCAAACGGCTGGGCGACTTCTGGGGCTACCTCGCCGGCTGGGGGTTCGTGGTCGGGAAGCTGGCAAGCTGCGCGGCGATGGCGCTCACCTTCGGCGCGTACGCCGCGCCGCAAGCCACCCGCCCCCTGGCCGTGGCCGCGGTCGTGGGGCTGACCGCCGTGAACTACCGGGGCGTGCAGAAGACGGCTGGGCTGACCAGGATCATCGTGGCCCTCGTCCTGGCAAGCCTCGCCGCGGTCGTCGTCGCCGCCACGGCCGGGGGCGCCGCGCAGCCCGCGCGCCTCACCGAGGACCTCTTCGCGGCCGGTCCGCGCGGCATCCTCGAGGCGGCCGGACTGCTGTTCTTCGCCTTCGCCGGCTACGCGCGAATCGCCACCCTCGGCGAGGAGGTCGCCGACCCGGCCCGCGCCATCCCGCGCGCCATCCCGCTCGCGCTGGGCATCACCCTCGTGGTGTACGCCCTCGTCGCCGCCGCAGCCCTGGCGGCCGCCGGCGCCGACGCACTGGCGGAGGCCGATGCGCCTTTGACGGCGGCGGTGACCGCGGGAACGCTCGGCCGGCTCGCACCGGTCGTCCGGGTCGGGGCCACGATCGCGTCACTCGGGGTGCTGCTGAGCCTCATCGTCGGCATCAGCCGCACCGCCTTCGCGATGGCGGGCAACGGCGACCTGCCCCGCTGGTTCGCCGCCGTCCATCCGCGCTTCAAAGTGCCGCACCGAGCCGAGCTCGCCGTCGCCATCCTCGTCGGAGCTGCGGCCGCGACGGTGGACCTGCGGGAGGCGATCGGCTTCAGCTCCTTCGCCGTCCTGACCTACTACGGGATCGCCAACGCGTCCGCGTTCACCCTCTCGCCCTCACAGCGGCGCTGGCCCCGTTGGCTGGCGGCGGCGGGGGTGGGCGGCTGCGGTCTGCTGGCGTTCAACCTCCCCCTGCAGACGGTCGTCGCCGGCGTCGCCGTGCTCGCCGCCGGCGCCGTGGTGTGGACGGTCCGGCAAACCCGTCACCACGGGCGGTCGTAG
- a CDS encoding ABC transporter permease, translating into MTGLVGLPARRRRALWAITDTLAMTRRNLLRYVRLPQLLVFSTVQPVMFVLLFAFVFGGAIDVPGVSYIDFLMPGIFVQAVTFGAVQTGVGLADDLSKGMVDRFRSLPMARSAVLAGRTFADTVRNTFVLLLMTAVGYLIGFRIATGWLQALGALALVVGFGLAFSWISATIGMTVGDPESAQASSFVWIFPLVFASSAFVPVETMPGWLQWFAAISPVTMTVDALRGLLLGGPVMRPLLGSLAWSAGFLALFVPLAVYRYRRST; encoded by the coding sequence ATGACGGGCCTTGTGGGGCTGCCTGCCCGCCGCCGTCGGGCGCTGTGGGCGATCACCGACACCCTTGCCATGACCCGGCGCAACCTCCTGCGCTACGTCCGCCTGCCGCAGCTGCTCGTCTTCTCGACGGTTCAGCCGGTCATGTTCGTGCTGCTGTTCGCGTTTGTGTTCGGCGGGGCGATCGACGTGCCGGGCGTCTCCTACATCGACTTCCTCATGCCCGGCATCTTCGTGCAGGCGGTCACGTTCGGCGCCGTCCAGACGGGGGTGGGCCTGGCGGACGACCTCTCCAAGGGGATGGTGGACCGCTTCCGCTCCCTGCCCATGGCGCGTTCCGCCGTGTTGGCCGGCCGGACCTTCGCCGACACCGTCCGCAACACCTTCGTCCTGCTGCTCATGACGGCGGTGGGCTATCTCATCGGATTCCGGATCGCCACGGGCTGGCTCCAGGCCCTCGGCGCGCTGGCGCTGGTGGTCGGGTTCGGCCTCGCCTTCTCCTGGATCTCGGCCACCATCGGCATGACCGTCGGTGACCCGGAGTCGGCACAGGCCAGCAGCTTCGTCTGGATCTTTCCGCTGGTGTTCGCAAGCTCGGCGTTCGTGCCCGTCGAGACGATGCCCGGCTGGCTGCAATGGTTCGCCGCCATCAGTCCGGTCACCATGACCGTCGACGCGTTGCGCGGCCTCCTGCTCGGCGGGCCGGTCATGCGTCCCCTTCTCGGCTCGCTTGCCTGGAGCGCGGGCTTCCTCGCCCTGTTCGTCCCACTGGCGGTGTACCGCTACCGCCGCAGCACGTGA
- a CDS encoding ATP-binding cassette domain-containing protein — protein MDDAAVAVKGLRKSFGAVRALDGVDFTVPPGTVLGLLGPNGAGKTTVVRVLTTLLRPDAGRVTVAGYDVVRDAAAVRELIGLAGQNAAVDENLTGRENLELVGRLYHLRSAKARQRSGELLERFALADEADRSAKTYSGGMRRRLDLAASLVGRPQVLFLDEPTTGLDPRSRIELWDAINELVAGGTTLLLTTQYLEEADRLADHIAVIDHGRVIAEGTAAELKARVGGDIVDIRLADPAQTARGAEALAGLGTGCSQSDPDTGALLLPTDSGARVLPEVVRRLDGAAVEIAELTVRGPTLDDVFLSLTGQAPEPAPASPLRPGHRSPEQSNA, from the coding sequence GTGGATGATGCCGCCGTTGCGGTCAAGGGCCTGCGCAAGTCGTTCGGGGCCGTACGCGCACTGGACGGCGTGGACTTCACGGTGCCGCCGGGCACGGTCCTGGGCCTGCTCGGCCCGAACGGCGCCGGCAAGACCACCGTCGTGCGGGTGCTGACGACCCTGCTGCGGCCGGACGCCGGTCGTGTCACCGTCGCGGGCTACGACGTGGTGCGCGACGCCGCGGCCGTCCGCGAGCTCATCGGCCTGGCCGGACAGAACGCGGCGGTCGACGAGAACCTCACGGGTCGCGAGAACCTCGAGCTGGTCGGACGCCTCTACCACCTCCGGTCGGCCAAGGCGCGTCAGCGTTCGGGTGAGCTGCTCGAGCGCTTCGCGTTGGCCGACGAGGCAGACCGGTCGGCGAAGACCTATTCGGGTGGGATGCGTCGCCGCCTCGACCTCGCCGCGAGCCTGGTCGGCCGCCCCCAGGTGCTGTTCCTCGACGAGCCCACGACCGGCCTCGACCCGCGCAGCCGCATCGAGCTGTGGGACGCGATCAACGAGCTCGTCGCCGGCGGCACCACGCTGCTGCTCACCACGCAGTACCTGGAGGAGGCCGACCGGCTCGCGGACCACATCGCCGTCATCGACCACGGCCGCGTCATCGCAGAGGGCACCGCCGCCGAGCTGAAGGCCCGCGTCGGCGGGGACATCGTGGACATCCGCCTCGCCGATCCGGCCCAGACCGCACGCGGCGCCGAGGCCCTGGCCGGCCTGGGAACCGGCTGCTCGCAGAGCGATCCCGACACCGGTGCCCTGCTGCTGCCGACCGACAGCGGCGCGCGGGTGCTGCCGGAGGTCGTTCGTCGCCTTGACGGCGCCGCGGTGGAGATCGCCGAGCTCACGGTGCGAGGACCGACGCTCGACGACGTGTTCCTGTCCCTGACCGGCCAAGCGCCCGAGCCCGCGCCGGCGTCTCCGCTTCGGCCCGGCCACCGCAGCCCCGAGCAGAGCAACGCATGA
- a CDS encoding ATP-dependent metallopeptidase FtsH/Yme1/Tma family protein, whose product MLPIGLVLSLLLLFRPGVEQPGMALSYSEFLAAVDEGRVATVTIGAEGDTRGELTDGTPFTTAIPVQLSGDELLARLEERGVEIEAVPPRLTLAGILLSLAPFLLLLALFIYLGKRASGQLAGMAGLGRSNAKEFDSERPKTTFADVAGHEGVKREVAEVVEFLREPDRFRRAGATAPRGVLMVGPPGTGKTLLARAVAGEAHVPFLSVTGSSFVEMLVGVGAARVRDLFAKARKRAPAIIFVEDIDAIGQRRSGGGGAISNDEREQTLNQLLAEIDGFRPGGGHRGAGRHQPPRVAGPRAVAPRPFRPAGDRASAHARRSPGDPGGALSRQAPRRRRRPRRRGPRHPRLLGRGPRQPRQRGGNLHRPRRP is encoded by the coding sequence CTGCTGCCCATCGGCCTGGTGCTCAGCCTCCTCCTGCTGTTTCGCCCCGGCGTCGAACAGCCGGGGATGGCGCTCTCCTACAGCGAGTTCCTGGCGGCGGTCGACGAGGGGCGCGTGGCCACGGTCACCATCGGCGCGGAGGGCGACACCCGTGGCGAGCTCACCGACGGCACCCCCTTCACCACCGCCATCCCCGTGCAGCTGAGCGGCGACGAGCTGCTGGCCCGTCTGGAGGAGCGTGGGGTGGAGATCGAGGCGGTGCCTCCGCGTCTGACCCTGGCAGGAATCCTGCTCTCGCTGGCGCCGTTCCTCCTGCTGCTGGCACTGTTCATCTACCTGGGTAAGCGCGCCAGCGGGCAGCTCGCCGGCATGGCCGGCCTCGGCCGGTCGAACGCGAAGGAGTTCGACAGCGAGCGGCCGAAGACCACGTTCGCCGACGTCGCCGGCCACGAGGGTGTGAAGCGAGAGGTCGCCGAGGTCGTCGAGTTCCTGCGCGAACCCGACCGCTTCCGCCGCGCCGGGGCCACCGCGCCGCGCGGCGTCCTCATGGTCGGGCCCCCGGGCACCGGCAAGACGCTGCTCGCACGGGCGGTCGCCGGCGAGGCGCACGTGCCGTTCCTGTCGGTCACCGGCTCGAGCTTCGTGGAGATGCTCGTCGGCGTCGGCGCGGCGCGGGTGCGCGACCTGTTCGCCAAAGCTCGCAAGCGCGCCCCGGCGATCATCTTCGTCGAAGATATCGACGCCATCGGGCAGCGGCGCAGCGGCGGGGGCGGGGCCATCTCCAACGACGAGCGGGAGCAGACCCTCAACCAGCTGCTGGCCGAGATAGACGGGTTTCGACCCGGCGGAGGGCATCGTGGTGCTGGCCGCCACCAACCGCCCCGAGTCGCTGGACCCCGCGCTGTTGCGCCCCGGCCGTTTCGACCGGCAGGTGACCGTGCCTCTGCCCACGCAAGGCGATCGCCGGGCGATCCTGGAGGTGCACTGTCGCGGCAAGCCCCTCGCCGACGACGTCGACCTCGACGTCGTGGCCCGCGCCACCCCCGGCTTCTCGGGCGCGGACCTCGTCAACCTCGTCAACGAGGCGGCAATCTTCACCGTCCGCGCCGACCGTGA
- a CDS encoding Hsp20/alpha crystallin family protein, with product MLMRYDPFREVDQLLRQSWGGGRFAHLPIDAYRRGDEFIAEFDLPGVDRDSIDVTVERDVLQVTAQRAGRYGDEDDVLIAERPQGTVTRQLFLGQGLDTEHITASYDEGVLTVVMPVAEQAKPHKIQIGSGDGGRQAVEAGATS from the coding sequence ATGCTGATGCGCTACGACCCGTTCCGCGAAGTCGACCAGCTGCTGCGCCAGAGCTGGGGCGGCGGCCGGTTCGCCCACCTGCCGATCGACGCCTACCGGCGTGGTGACGAGTTCATCGCCGAGTTCGACCTGCCCGGGGTGGACCGCGACTCCATCGACGTGACCGTGGAGCGCGACGTCCTGCAGGTCACCGCTCAGCGCGCCGGCCGGTACGGTGATGAAGACGACGTCCTCATCGCCGAGCGGCCGCAGGGCACGGTGACGCGCCAGCTGTTCCTCGGTCAGGGGCTCGACACCGAGCACATCACCGCGTCGTACGACGAGGGGGTGCTCACCGTCGTGATGCCGGTGGCCGAGCAGGCCAAGCCGCACAAGATCCAGATCGGCTCGGGCGACGGCGGCCGCCAGGCCGTCGAGGCTGGCGCCACCAGCTAG
- a CDS encoding MerR family transcriptional regulator — MADVMEWEQRLDDEDAPVYPIGVVAELLHVSVQVIRRYDEPDMVAPNRSDGGQRRYSRRDIARLARILELSEEGISAAGIRRILALEEELRSVKE, encoded by the coding sequence ATGGCCGACGTCATGGAGTGGGAACAGCGGCTGGACGACGAAGACGCGCCCGTCTACCCCATTGGGGTGGTGGCGGAGCTGCTCCACGTGAGCGTCCAGGTCATCCGCCGCTACGACGAACCCGACATGGTGGCGCCCAACCGCTCCGACGGCGGGCAGCGCCGCTACTCCCGTCGGGACATCGCCCGCCTGGCTCGGATCCTCGAGCTGTCGGAGGAGGGAATCTCCGCCGCGGGCATCCGGCGCATACTTGCGTTGGAGGAAGAGCTCCGGTCGGTCAAAGAATAA